The DNA sequence AGGTGAATCGGATGCGAGCCGTTTTCCGAACTGATATCGGCCAAATTCGCGAGCATAACGAAGACAACGGCGGTGTATTTGTCAACGAAAGCGGCCAATATTTCGCGGTTGTCGCCGATGGAATGGGCGGTCACCGCGCCGGCGATGTGGCGAGCGCGATGGCGGTGGCGCACTTGCAAGAGCAATGGGAGCAAGCGCCGTGCGTTTCCTCGCCGGCTGAGGCGGAGCAGTGGCTGAAAGTGCAGATCGCAGCCGCCAATGAGCGGCTGTTTCGCTACGCCCTCTCCCATCCGGAATGCCAAGGGATGGGAACGACGGTCGTCGGCGCCATTTGCGCTGGGCCGTTTGCCACCATCGCGCATATCGGCGACAGCCGCTGCTACTTATTGAACCAAAACGGAATTCAACAGTTGACCGATGACCATTCTCTTGTCAATGAGCTGGTCAAAAGCGGGCAAATTTCCAAAGAGGACGCCGAACACCATCCACGCAAAAACGTGCTTTTGCGGGCGCTTGGCACCGAACCGGCCGTGAAGGTCGATATCAAAACCGTTTCCATCGATGACGGCGATATGCTCCTGCTATGCTCGGACGGATTGTCAAATAAAGTGCCCGAGGCAGACATCGTGCAAATTTTGACCGGTGCCGGCGCGCTTGAAGAAAAAGCGCAGGCGCTCATCGAATTGGCGAACGGGCGGGGCGGAGAAGACAACATTTCGCTTGCAGTCGTTGATTTTTCAGTGGAACGTGAAGGTGGGTGATCGGCGTGCTTATCGGAAAGCGATTGAACGACCGCTACAAAATCATCAGCCTGATCGGCGGCGGCGGCATGGCGAATGTCTATTTGGCCCGCGACATCATTTTGGAGCGCGATGTCGCCGTGAAAGTGCTCCGCCTTGATTTTGCCAACGACGACCGGTTTATTAAACGGTTCCGCCGCGAAGCGCAGGCGGCGACGAGCTTAAATCATGAGCATATTGTGCCGATTTACGACGTCGGCGAGGAAGAAGGCCTTTATTATATCGTGATGGAGTATGTGCGCGGTTCGACGCTGAAACAGTACATTCAGCAGCATGCCCCGCTTCCGGTCGAGCGGGCGCTTTGCATCATGGACCAACTGACGTCGGCCATCGCCCATGCCCATGAGAACGGTATTATCCACCGCGACATTAAACCGCAAAACATTTTGCTTGATGAGCACGGCAACGTGAAAGTGACCGACTTCGGCATCGCGGTGGCGATGAGCGGAACGACGATTACACAGACGAACTCGGTGCTCGGTTCGGTTCATTATTTGTCGCCGGAGCAGGCGCGCGGCGGCATTGCCACTGAAAAGTCGGACATTTATTCGCTTGGCATCGTCATGTTTGAGCTTGTCACCGGCCGGCTGCCGTTTTCCGGCGAATCGGCCGTTTCGATCGTGCTGAAGCATTTGCAGGCGGAAACGCCGTCGCCCAAGGCGTGGAATCCCGACATTCCGCAAAGCGTCGAAAATATTATTTTAAAAGCGACGGCGAAAGACCCGTTTTACCGCTATGAATCGGCGCGCGCCATGAACGAGGACATCCGGACGGCGCTGGACCCGAGGCGGCGCAACGAGGCCAAATTCACGATCCCGGATGACGGCGATGAAGCGACGAAGGCCATCCCGATCATAAAACATCCGGAAAGCGCCGCGCTTGAGCCGGAGACGCTTGTCTATGAGGAAAAGGCGAACGAGCCGGCCAAAGCGGATGACGAGCCAAAGGCGAAGCCGAAACGGAAGCGGGTCTGGATCGCCTGGCTTGCCGCCGTCATCCTATTGCTTGGAGCGGCCGGCGTGAGCGCGCTCACATGGATTCCGGACGTGTTCTTTCCAAAGGAAGTGACGGTGCCGGATGTCGTCAATAAAGACTATGACGAAGCTGTTGAACAGTTGTCGGCGCTCGGCTTGGAAATCAAAGACACGATCGATGTCGAAGATGATGCAATAGAAGAAGGAAAAGTCGTGCGCACCGACCCGGAAGCCGGAATGACGGTGAAGCAAGGGGCCGGCATTGTCATCTATAAGAGCGCCGGCAAAAAGAAAATCGAGTTTCCAAGCTTTATCGGCGACGATATTTCGGCCGCCGAGGAGGAGCTGCGCGCGGAAGGGTTCACTCGCATTACGCGCAACGGCCGCCATAGCGATAAGCCGGAAGGGACGATTTTGGATCAATATCCGTACGCCGGCGATGAAGTCGTGCCGAGCGAAACGGAAGTGATGTTCACGGTCAGCCTCGGTCCGGAAACCGTAACGCTCAAAGACTTGAGCGGCTATACGGAAAAAAGTGTGCGCGACTACGGCGAAGACCAAGGGCTGCGCATTGAAGTGAAGTACGAGTATTCCGATGAAGTGCCGAAAGGGCTTGTCATCTCGCAAACTCCGGCAGCCAATGAGCAGGTGGAAAAAGGCAAGACTGTTACGGTCGTCATTTCCCGCGGCCCGGAGCCGAAGCCATCCAAAACGGTCATCAAAGAAATCGTCATCCCATACGAGCCGGCGGAAAACGGACAGGTGGTGGAAGCCCAGCTTTACATTCAAGATGCGAACCATAACATGACAACGCCATATAAAACGTACCGGCTGACAGGGCCGGCCACGGAGATCGTAGAGTTTGAAATTCCATACGGGGAGACGGCGTATTATCGCGTTATTGTCAACAATGTTGTCAAAGACGAAGGATCGATTCCATATCCAGAACACGGCGGAAAAAAGGAGTGAGGCTATGGCAGAAGGGCAAATCATCAAAGCGTTGAGCGGATTTTATTACGTGCTCTCGGAAGGGAATGTGTTTCAGTGCCGCGGGCGCGGTGTGTTTCGCAAGCAAAAAGTGACGCCGCTTGTCGGCGACCGCGTCGTCTTTACGGCGACAAGTGAGACGGAAGGCTACATTTTGGACATTCGCGAGCGGCAAAATGAACTGGTGCGGCCGCCGATCGCCAACGTCGAGCAGGCGATTTTAGTTTTTTCTGCCGTAAGCCCGGACTTTAGCGCCAAGCTGTTGGACCGCTTTCTCGTCTTAATCGAATCGAAGGAAATTGCGCCGATTATCGTCATTAGCAAAATGGATTTGCTCGATGGCGAGGCGAAAGACGCGATCGCCCGTTATGCAGGTGATTACCGGCGCATTGGCTATGAGGTGATTGAGACGTCGACCGTGACAAAAGACGGCCTCGATAAGCTGGCGGCGCACCTGCGCGGCCGCGTCTCGGTCGTTGCCGGACAGTCCGGCGTCGGCAAGTCATCGCTGTTAAATGCGCTTCGCCCGGATTTGCGGCTGAAAACCGGCGATATTTCCACCCATTTAGGGCGCGGCAAACATACGACCCGCCACGTCGAGCTGCTGGAGGTGGCCGGCGGGCTCGTCGCCGACACACCGGGGTTTAGCGCCCTCGAGTTCGACGATATTGAACTTGACGAGCTGCCGCGCTATTTTCCGGAATTCCGGGAATACGGAGAAGGGTGCAAGTTCCGCGGCTGCCTTCATGTGGCCGAACCGAAATGTGCGGTCCGCGAGGCGGCTGAGGCTGGGGACATTCCGCCGTACCGCTACGACCATTATTTAAGTTTTGTTGCGGAAATGAAAGAACGAAAGCCGAGGTATTGAACGATGATTCGAATTGCGCCATCGATTTTGTCAGCTGATTTTTCCCGTTTGGCCGAGGAAATCCGTTCGGTGGAAGAAGGCGGAGCCGATTGGCTTCATGTCGATGTCATGGACGGACGGTTCGTGCCGAATATCACGATCGGGCCGCCGGTCGTTGCCGCCATTCGCCCGGTGACGAAGCTGCCGCTTGACGTTCATTTAATGATCGCCGACCCTGACCGATACATTCCGGCGTTCGCCAAAGCCGGGGCGGACATCATCTCCGTCCACGCCGAGGCGTGCGTGCATTTGCACCGGACGATTCACTTTATTAAAGAGCAAGGTGTCAAGGCCGGGGTCGTGTTGAATCCGCATACGCCGGTTGAGACAATCCGCCATGTCATCGCCGATGTCGATCTTGTCCTATTGATGACAGTCAACCCGGGGTTTGGCGGGCAGGCGTTCATTCCGTCCGTCGTGCCGAAAATTCGCGAAGTCGCCCGTTTGGCCGGCGAACAAAACAAGGCGCTGGACATCGAAGTGGACGGCGGCGTCAACGCGAAAACAGCGCCGCTTTGCGCCGAAGCCGGGGCGAATGTGCTCGTCGCCGGGTCGGCCATTTACAATGAGGCGGACCGGGCGGCGGCCATTCGCGCTTTGCGAGAAGCGTGCGCCAAGTAGAGAACGGGCTCCTGCATCCGGCAGCCGCTGCAACGGTAGGCGGTGAGCGCCGGAAAAGCCAGGCAAGGCGAAACAAGGCTTTTTCTTATTGAAAAAGGCGAAGGGGGGAAGGGGAATGGTGATCCATATTGTCGGCGGCGGCCCGCGTGAGCTTCTCCCTAGCTTGCGCCGCTATGACGGCGCGGATGTGCATTGGGTCGGCGTCGACCGCGGCACAACGGCGCTGCTTGAAGCCGGCCTCCAGCCGGTGCGGGCGTTTGGCGATTTCGATTCCGTGCCGGCTGAAGAAGTGGCCAAGCTTCAGCAAATGCTTCCGGATTTGGAAATATGGCCGGCAGAAAAAGACAAAACAGATATGGAGATCGCCCTTGATTGGGCGGTGGAACAGGACGCCTGCCACATCCGTCTGTTTGGCGCCACCGGCGGACGGCTTGACCATCTGTTTGGCAATGTCGAGCTGTTGCTGAAATACGCCGGCCGGCCGATTGAAATCGTCGACCGGCAAAATGTGTTGACCGTCCATCTGCCCGGCGTGCATACGATCACACGCGACGATCGATACCGCTATGTGTCTTACATCCCGATTTCTGAAACGGTGGCGGGGCTCACGCTTATTGGATTTAAATATCCATTGGCCGACTGTCATATTTCCCGCGGTTCCACACTATGTATTAGTAACGAACTTATCCAATCTTCCGGTACTTTTTCGTTTTCGGAAGGCATATTAATGATGATAAGGAGCAGCGATTTTGCCGGCTGCCCGTAGTTGCGATTGGTCAGCAACGGAATATACTGGATAAGGAAATGGCGGGAAGTGCGTGATATGACGGGTGTGAGGAGGGAATCGGGATGAAGTTTTATACGATCAAGCTGCCGAAATTTTTAGGCGGAATTGTGCGGGCGGTGTTGAACGCGTTTAAAAAAGGGTAAGAAAAAAGCACCATTTTTGGTGCTTTTTTTGTTGAACGGTTAGACGCGTTTTACTTTTCCGGATTTCAGGGCGCGCGCCGAAACCCAAACGCGTTTCGGTTTGCCGTCGACTAAAATGCGCACTTTTTGCAAGTTGGCTTTCCACGTGCGGCGGCTGGCGTTCATGGCGTGCGAACGTGTGTTGCCGAACGATTTTTTCTTGCCGGTAATGAAGCATTTCGCCATCGTTTTTCCCTCCTTGCTTTTACATCCCTCTAAAAACACTATTATAATTTATCATACAACGGAAGGGATTGCAATAGACGCGCTCTTTCTCTTTCAAGAAAATGTCCTTGACATATATTTCAGTTTTCGGCTAAATAATACTAGTGGGCGGCCGAGCGCTTTGAAAACAGAAAACGTTATAGTACAATGGGGGTAGCTGTGCGAGATACGCAAAGGGGGAACGAACATGTCAATTGAATGGCAAACAAAATATGGGCGCATTGAAATTGCCAATGAGGTCATTGCCATGATTGCCGGGGGAGCGGCCGTCGATTGCTACGGCATTGTCGGAATGGCGTCGAAAAATCAAATTCGCGACGGGCTGTCGGAAATTTTGCGCCGTGAGAACTTTTCCAAAGGAGTTATCGTCCGCGAGGAAAACGGCGAAGTACATATCGACATGTACATCATCGTCAGTTACGGGACGAAAATTTCCGAAGTCGCCCACAATGTGCAGTCGAAAGTGAAATATACACTCGATCAGACGCTTGGATTGGCGGTTCAGTCCATCAACATTTACGTCCAAGGGGTTCGGGTGGTGAATCCGTAGTAAGGGGGAATCAGCCGGTGGCAATGAGGACGCTTGACGGAAGACGGTTTGCCGATATGGTGCAGCAAGGAGCCGCGCATTTGGCGAACAACGCCAAGGCGGTCGATGCGCTGAACGTCTTTCCGGTTCCAGATGGCGATACAGGAACAAACATGAACTTGTCGATGACGTCCGGAGCGAAAGAGGTGAAGGCGCATGTCTCCGACCATATCGGCAACGTCGCCGCGGCGCTGGCGAAAGGATTGTTGATGGGGGCGCGCGGCAATTCCGGCGTTATTTTGTCGCAGTTGTTCCGCGGGTTTGCCAAAGCGGTGGAAGGCAAACCGCAAGTGGACGGCTTCGAATTTGCCGCCGCCCTGCAAGCGGGGGTCGATACGGCCTATAAGGCGGTGATGAAGCCGGTCGAAGGAACGATCCTCACCGTAGCGAGAGAGGCGGCGCGAAAGGCAATTGAAACAGCGAAAAAAGATCGCGATGTCGTATCGGTGATGGAAGCGGCGCTTGCGGAGGCGAAAGCCGCGCTCAAGCGCACGCCGGAGCTGCTGCCGGTCTTAAAGGAAGTCGGGGTTGTCGACAGCGGCGGCCAAGGGCTTGTGTACGTGTACGAAGGATTCCTTGCCGCTTTGAAAGGAGAAGCTGTCAGCACCGCTCCCGCCGAAGTGCCGATGGAAGAGCTTGTAAAGATGGCTCATCATCAAAGCGCGCAAAGCCATATTCATACCGACGAAATTGAGTTTGGCTACTGTACGGAATTCATGGTTCGGTTTGAGAAGGACAAACTGGCCCAGCATCCGTTTTCCGAAGAAGTGTTTCGCCGCGACTTGAGCCGATTTGGCGATTCTTTGCTTGTCGTCGCCGACGACGAGCTTGTCAAAGTGCACATCCATTCGGAAACGCCGGGCGAGGTGTTGACCTACGGCCAGCGCTACGGAAGTCTCATCAACATTAAAATTGAAAACATGCGCGAACAGCATGCCAACATCGTCGGCAAAGAGGCGGAACGGCCGCTGCAAGCCGGCGCGGAAGAAGCGAAGCCGTACGGCATCGTTGCCGTCGCGATGGGCGCCGGCGTGGCCGAATTGTTTCAAAGCATCGGCGCGCACGCGGTCATTGAAGGCGGACAGACGATGAACCCAAGCACCGAAGAAATCGCGGAGGCCATTCGCCGCGTCAACGCGGAGACGGTGTTCGTGCTGCCGAACAACAAAAATGTCGTGATGGCGGCCAAACAAGCGGCCGAGCTTTCCGAGCGGCAGGTGATCGTCATCCCATCGAAAACCGTTCCGCAAGGCATGGCGGCGCTCTTGGCGTTCAATCCAGCGCAGTCAGCCGAGCAAAACGAGCGGGCGATGACGGCGGCGCTTTCGCGGGTGAAAACGGGGCAAGTGACGTTTTCCGTGCGCGATACAACAATCGATGGCGTCGAAATCGAAAAAGGCGACTACATGGGGCTGTTCGATGACCGCATCGTCGTCGCCGATAAGGACAAGTTGGCCGTGACGAAGCGGCTGCTTGATGCGCTCATTGACGAGGAAAGTGAAATTGTCACCATTTTGTACGGCGAGGATGCGACCGAAGTGGAAGTGGAAACTGTTGTCGCCTATCTGGAAACGGAATATGATGGAGTGGAAGTCGAAGTGCACAACGGCCGGCAACCGCTCTATCCGTTTATCATTTCCGTCGAATAATATTATGTTAAAATAATAGAAGGGAGCATTCCCTTCTATTTTTTATGCGAACGGAGGAAAGGCACCGATGAAATATAAAAGCGTCTTTGACATCATCGGCCCGGTGATGGTCGGACCGTCAAGCTCGCATACCGCCGGGGCGGCGCGCATCGGCCTCGTCGCGCGCAAGCTGTTTGGAAGACAGCCTGAATGGGCGCACATCTCGTTTTACGGCTCGTTTGCCGAAACGTACCGGGGGCATGGGACCGATGTGGCCATCGTCGCCGGGCTGCTTGGATTTGATACGTTTGATGAGCGCATCCCGGACGCTCTGGCGATCGCTCAGGCTGCGGGAATGGACGTCTCGTTTTCCGCCGAAGAGGCGATTCCGCATCACCCGAACACGGCGCGTGTGCGCATTGGCGACGGAAAAGGGGAGCTTGAGCTTGTCGGCGTGTCCATTGGCGGAGGGAAAATTGAAATCATCGAGTTAAACGGGTTCGAGTTAAAGTTGTCGGGCCATCACCCAGCGCTATTAATCATGCATAACGACCGTTACGGGACGATCGGGGCGGTGGCCAGCGCGCTGGCGAAGCATGCCATTAATATCGGCCATATGGAAGTATCGCGCAAGGAAAAAGGGAAGGAAGCGCTGATGACGATCGAAGTCGATCAACCGTTGACCGACGAGCTTTTGCAAGAGTTGGAGCAGCTGCCTAACATTATTCAAGTAACCAAACTCGTTGATTAAATCGAAAACGGTTCCATGTTTTGCGAAGACAGCCATGATGACGGACAGGAAGGATGGGGAAAAGAGAATGTTTCGCAATGTTGCCGAGCTTGTTGCATTGGCGGAAAAAGAGCAAATCAAAATCGCTGAGGTGATGATCCGCCAAGAAGTCGGAGTGAGCGGGCGCAGCCGGGAGGAGATTATGGCGCAAATGGAGCGCCACCTCGAAGTGATGGAGCGGGCTGTTGAAAGAGGGCTGCAAGGAGTCGTTTCCCGCTCGGGGCTGACAGGCGGCGATGCGGTGCGGGTGCAGCGCTATATCGAGCAGGGCCGCTTTTTGTCCGGGGAAACGATTTTGGATGCCGTCAGCAAAGCCATGGCGACAAATGAAGTGAACGCGGCCATGGGCGTCATTTGTGCAACGCCGACAGCGGGCTCAGCCGGCGTTGTCCCCGGGACGCTGTTTGCCGTGAAAGAGCGGTTGAATCCGACGAGAAAAGAAATGGTCGAATTTTTGTTCACCGCTGGGGCGTTCGGCTATGTCGTTGCCAACAATGCTTCCATCTCAGGGGCGGCCGGCGGCTGTCAAGCCGAAGTCGGTTCGGCAGCCGGCATGGCGGCTGCGGCGCTCGTTGAGCTGGCCGGCGGAACGCCTGCTCAAGCAGCCGAAGCGATGGCGATCGCCTTAAAAAATATGCTAGGATTAGTATGTGATCCTGTCGCTGGCTTGGTCGAAGTGCCGTGCGTCAAACGGAATGCGATGGGGGCGGCCAACGCCATGATCGCTGCTGATATGGCGCTGGCCGGTGTAAAAAGCCGCATTCCGTGTGATGAAGTGATCGAGGCGATGTACCGCATCGGCGCGGCCATGCCGGTGGCGCTGAAAGAAACTGCGCAAGGGGGGTTGGCCGCGACGCCGACCGGCCGCGCCATCGCGGCCCGCATTTTCGGCGCTTCTGCGGCATCGAAGTGAACGAAACGATGCAACAGCCGGTGACGGCGGTCAAAGGCATCGGTGAAGAAACGGCTGCGGCGCTCGCCGACATCGGCATCACAACCGTCGGCGACCTGCTCATGTATGCGCCGTACCGGTATGACGATTACGAACAAAAAGATCTAGCCGCCGCCCGCCATGAAGAAAAAGTGACAGTGGAAGGGAAGGTGCACAGCGCCCCGCTTGTAACGTATTACGGAAAAAAAAAGTCGCGCCTTTCCTTTCGCCTGCTTTCCGGCCGCTATTTAATCACGGTTGTCTGCTTCAACCGCCCGTATTTGAAAGAAAAACTCGCCTTCAATGAAACGGTGACCGTAATCGGCAAATGGGACCGGCACCGGCAGGCGATCAACGCCTATGAGCTTCGTTTCGGGGCCGCCCCGGAGACGGCCGGCATTGAACCGGTCTATTCGGTGCGCAGCCCGCTGACGGTCAAAACGATGCGCCGGCTCATGAAGGCGGCGTTCGCCCAGTTTGGCGCGCACATTCCCGATCCGCTGCCGCCCGCTTTGCGCCGCGCCTACCGTCTTGTCGACAAGCAGGAGGCGGTTCGCGCCCTTCATTTTCCGCGCTCGCGTGAAGAGTTGCACCAGGCGCGACGCCGGCTCGTCTATGAAGAGTTTTTGCTGTACCAGCTGAAAATGCAGGCGTTTCGGCGAATTGTGCGCGACGGGCAGCACGGCGTCGCCCATTCGTTTTCCGAAGAGCGGCTGGCGGCGTTTCTTTCCGCTTTGCCGTTTTCATTAACGAACGCCCAGCGGCGCGTCATCAAGGAGATTTTGGCCGATATGCGGGCGCCAAGGCAAATGAACCGTCTTTTGCAAGGCGATGTCGGCTCCGGCAAGACGGTCGTGGCCGCCGTGGCGCTGTATGCGGCGGTATTGTCCGGCTTTCAAGGAGCGCTGATGGTGCCGACGGAAATTTTGGCTGAGCAGCATGCCCGCTCGCTCGCCGACCTGTTTGCCGGCACAGATGTCACGCTGGCGCTGTTGACAAGCTCCGTGAAAGGGAAGAGGCGCAAAGAGCTGCTTGCGGAATTGGAGGAAGGGGCGATCGACATCGTCATTGGGACGCATGCGTTGATTCAAGAAGGTGTACAGTTTCGCCGGCTCGGCCTCGCCATTACTGATGAGCAGCACCGGTTTGGCGTCGAGCAGCGTCGCATTTTGCGCGAAAAGGGGCATGCCCCGGACGTGCTGATGATGACGGCGACGCCGATTCCGCGCACGCTGGCGATCACGGCGTTCGGCGATATGGACGTATCAGTGCTCGACGAAATGCCGGCCGGGCGGAAGAAAGTGGAAACGTATTGGGTCAAGCATCATCAATTCGCGCGTGTGCTCGATTTTATCGAAAAAGAGCTTCGTCGGGGGCATCAGGCGTACGTCATTTGTCCGCTTATTGAAGAGTCGGAAAAATTGGATGTGCAAAATGCCATTGATGTTCATAGTCAGCTCGTCCACTACTACCGCGGGAAATATGAGATCGGCCTCATGCACGGCCGGCTGTCGGCCGATGAAAAAGAAGCGGTGATGCGAGCGTTCAGTGAAAACCGCATTCATGTGCTCGTTTCGACAACGGTCGTGGAAGTCGGGGTGAATGTGCCGAACGCCACCGTGATGGTCATCTATGACGCCGAACGGTTTGGACTTGCCCAGCTTCATCAGCTGCGCGGCCGGGTCGGGCGGGGGGACGCCCAGTCATACTGCATTTTAATTGCCGACCCGAAATCGGAAGTCGGCAAAGAACGGATGCGCATCATGACGGAGACGACGGACGGGTTTGTGCTGGCGGAAAAGGATTTGGAGCTGCGTGGTCCAGGCGATTTTTTCGGCACGAAACAAAGCGGGCTTCCGGAGTTTCAATTTGGCGATCCGGTGCATGATTACCGCATCTTGGAAGTCGCGCGCCGCGATGCCGCCAAACTCGTGTCGACGACGGCGTTTTGGAGTGATGAAGCGTACGCGGGGCTGCGCGCCGAACTTGAGGCGTCCGGCGTGCTCGATGGAGAAAAGCTAGATTAATAGGCAGGCGGCAAAATGTGACCGCTTTTCACTTTTTCTGCTTGCATTCCGTTTTTTGATATTATATATTACTTTTAGTACCTAGTCATAAAACCGGACGGTGTAACGAATCGATGAGAAAAAGCAAACGCGAACGGCAACGGCTGCTGCAGGAGACGATCCGGGAAAATCCGTTTATTACCGACGAAGAGCTGGCAGAAAAGTTCTCAGTCAGCGTGCAGACGATCCGCCTCGACCGGCTTGAACTGTCGATTCCGGAGCTGCGCGAGCGCATTAAACATGTCGCCCGCCAGTCGTTCGCGGATAAAGTGCGGGCGCTGCCGCTTGAGGAAGTGATCGGCGATATTATCGACATTGAGCCGGATGAGAGCGCCATTTCCATTTTCGATGTGAAAGAAGATCATGTGTTCCGGCGCACCCGCATCGCCCGCGGCCATCATTTGTTCGCCCAGGCGAATTCGCTCGCCGTTGCCGTAATCCATGACGAATTGGCGCTGACGGCGAAAGCGACGATCCGCTTTGTTCGTCAAGTCAAGGAAGGCGAACGGGTGGTGGCGAAGGCGAAGGTGACCGGCAAAACGGCGAACGGGCGCACGATTGTCGACGTAAACAGCTACGTCGGCCAAGAGCTCGTGTTTTCCGGAACGTTCGAGATGTATCGTTCAAACATAGAGAAAAAGGATGGCGACAGCAATGAACATCGCGATTGATGCCATGGGAGGCGACCATGCTCCACGCGAAATCGTCCTTGGGGCGGCTCGAGCCGCCGCGCATTTTCCCGACATTCATATTACGCTTATCGGCGACGAAGCGAAAATCCGTCCGCATGTGCCGGACGGAGGGCGCCTGTCGATCCTCCATGCCGATGAGGTGATTGAAGCGACCGATGAGCCGGTGCGGGCTGTGCGGCGCAAAAAAAACTCGTCGTTGGTGCGCATGGCGGAAGAAGTGAAAGAAGGACGCGCTGACGCGTGCATATCGGCCGGCAATACTGGTGCGTTGATGGCGGCTGGGCTGTTTGTCGTTGGGCGGATTGCCGGCATCGACCGGCCAGCGCTCGCGCCGACATTGCCTACGCTAGACGGGCGGGGGTTTGTCTTTTTGGATGTCGGCGCCAATGTCGACGCCCGCCCGGAGCATTTGCAGCAATATGCGATTATGGGGCACGTGTATGCCCAACAAGTGCGGGGCATCGCCAAGCCGCGCATCGGCCTGCTCAACGTCGGCACCGAAGATCAAAAAGGGAATGAAACCGTGAAGCGGGCGTTCTCCTTGCTGAAAGAAACGAACCTTCATTTCATTGGCAATGTGGAGGCGCGCGATTTGCTCAATGGCGTGGCCGATGTCGTTGTCGCTGATGGGTTTGCCGGCAATGTCGCCTTAAAAACGATCGAGGGAACGGCGATGGCGCTTTTTTCGTTGCTCAAGCAGACGCTGACAAGCGGCGCGGTCGCAAAACTCGCCGCCGCTGTCCTCAAGCCGAAGCTCGCCGGACTGAAAAAGATGATGGACTACTCCGAATACGGCGGGGCGGCGTTGTTCGGCTTGAACGCTCCGGTCATTAAAGCGCACGGCTCATCCGATGCGAACGCTATTTTCCATGCCGTCCGCCAAGCGCGCGAGATAGTGGCCCATGATGTCATTGGCACGATCAAAGCGGAGCTCGAGCGGGCATAATGGATAAAGGAGGAAGCAAAATGGGTAAAATCGCCTTTTTATTTCCGGGACAAGGGTCGCAAACGGTCGGCATGGCCAAGGACGCCGCCGACCGCGACGCCCGCGCCCGTGCGGTGATTGAGGCGGCTGACGAGCGGCTCGGATTTCCGCTTTCTTCGCTCATGTTCAACGGGCCGCAAGCTGAGCTGACGCTGACGTACAACGCCCAGCCGGCGCTTTTGACCGCTAGCATCGCCTTGCTTCAGCTCGTAGACGGAGAAGGCTTGAAGGCCGATTACGTCGCCGGCCATAGTTTGGGTGAATACACGGCGCTCGTGGCCGCCGGCGCCATGTCGTTTGCCGACGCTGTCTATGCGGTGCGCCGCCGCGGCGAGCTGATGGATGAAGCGGTGCCGGCCGGCGAAGGGACGATGGCTGCCGTATTAGGGATGGAGGCAGAGGCGCTCGAAGCGGTGACGAACGAAATTGCCGCCCAAGGCCATCCGGTTGAGCCGGCCAATTTCAACTGCCCGGGGCAAATCGTCATCTCCGGTTCGAAAGCGGGAGTGGAAAAGGCGGGGCAGTTGGCGAAAGAGCGCGGCGCGAAACGCGTCATTTCGCTGGAAGTGAGCGGACCGTTCCATTCGTCGCTCATGAAGCCGGCGGCGGAAAAACTGCAGGCTGTTCTTGACAGCCTGGCCATTGAAGATGCTGCTG is a window from the Geobacillus stearothermophilus ATCC 12980 genome containing:
- a CDS encoding Stp1/IreP family PP2C-type Ser/Thr phosphatase; protein product: MRAVFRTDIGQIREHNEDNGGVFVNESGQYFAVVADGMGGHRAGDVASAMAVAHLQEQWEQAPCVSSPAEAEQWLKVQIAAANERLFRYALSHPECQGMGTTVVGAICAGPFATIAHIGDSRCYLLNQNGIQQLTDDHSLVNELVKSGQISKEDAEHHPRKNVLLRALGTEPAVKVDIKTVSIDDGDMLLLCSDGLSNKVPEADIVQILTGAGALEEKAQALIELANGRGGEDNISLAVVDFSVEREGG
- the rsgA gene encoding ribosome small subunit-dependent GTPase A; protein product: MAEGQIIKALSGFYYVLSEGNVFQCRGRGVFRKQKVTPLVGDRVVFTATSETEGYILDIRERQNELVRPPIANVEQAILVFSAVSPDFSAKLLDRFLVLIESKEIAPIIVISKMDLLDGEAKDAIARYAGDYRRIGYEVIETSTVTKDGLDKLAAHLRGRVSVVAGQSGVGKSSLLNALRPDLRLKTGDISTHLGRGKHTTRHVELLEVAGGLVADTPGFSALEFDDIELDELPRYFPEFREYGEGCKFRGCLHVAEPKCAVREAAEAGDIPPYRYDHYLSFVAEMKERKPRY
- the rpe gene encoding ribulose-phosphate 3-epimerase, with the protein product MIRIAPSILSADFSRLAEEIRSVEEGGADWLHVDVMDGRFVPNITIGPPVVAAIRPVTKLPLDVHLMIADPDRYIPAFAKAGADIISVHAEACVHLHRTIHFIKEQGVKAGVVLNPHTPVETIRHVIADVDLVLLMTVNPGFGGQAFIPSVVPKIREVARLAGEQNKALDIEVDGGVNAKTAPLCAEAGANVLVAGSAIYNEADRAAAIRALREACAK
- a CDS encoding thiamine diphosphokinase codes for the protein MVIHIVGGGPRELLPSLRRYDGADVHWVGVDRGTTALLEAGLQPVRAFGDFDSVPAEEVAKLQQMLPDLEIWPAEKDKTDMEIALDWAVEQDACHIRLFGATGGRLDHLFGNVELLLKYAGRPIEIVDRQNVLTVHLPGVHTITRDDRYRYVSYIPISETVAGLTLIGFKYPLADCHISRGSTLCISNELIQSSGTFSFSEGILMMIRSSDFAGCP
- the spoVM gene encoding stage V sporulation protein SpoVM, translated to MKFYTIKLPKFLGGIVRAVLNAFKKG
- the pknB gene encoding Stk1 family PASTA domain-containing Ser/Thr kinase → MLIGKRLNDRYKIISLIGGGGMANVYLARDIILERDVAVKVLRLDFANDDRFIKRFRREAQAATSLNHEHIVPIYDVGEEEGLYYIVMEYVRGSTLKQYIQQHAPLPVERALCIMDQLTSAIAHAHENGIIHRDIKPQNILLDEHGNVKVTDFGIAVAMSGTTITQTNSVLGSVHYLSPEQARGGIATEKSDIYSLGIVMFELVTGRLPFSGESAVSIVLKHLQAETPSPKAWNPDIPQSVENIILKATAKDPFYRYESARAMNEDIRTALDPRRRNEAKFTIPDDGDEATKAIPIIKHPESAALEPETLVYEEKANEPAKADDEPKAKPKRKRVWIAWLAAVILLLGAAGVSALTWIPDVFFPKEVTVPDVVNKDYDEAVEQLSALGLEIKDTIDVEDDAIEEGKVVRTDPEAGMTVKQGAGIVIYKSAGKKKIEFPSFIGDDISAAEEELRAEGFTRITRNGRHSDKPEGTILDQYPYAGDEVVPSETEVMFTVSLGPETVTLKDLSGYTEKSVRDYGEDQGLRIEVKYEYSDEVPKGLVISQTPAANEQVEKGKTVTVVISRGPEPKPSKTVIKEIVIPYEPAENGQVVEAQLYIQDANHNMTTPYKTYRLTGPATEIVEFEIPYGETAYYRVIVNNVVKDEGSIPYPEHGGKKE
- the rpmB gene encoding 50S ribosomal protein L28; translated protein: MAKCFITGKKKSFGNTRSHAMNASRRTWKANLQKVRILVDGKPKRVWVSARALKSGKVKRV